A genomic window from Emys orbicularis isolate rEmyOrb1 chromosome 8, rEmyOrb1.hap1, whole genome shotgun sequence includes:
- the CCN1 gene encoding CCN family member 1: MSYQTTSYFFLAVAFVHLFRLALSACPAACQCPLEVPKCAPGVGLVLDGCGCCKVCAKQLNEDCSKTQPCDHTKGLECNFGASTTAQKGICRAQSEGRPCEYNSKIYQNGESFQPNCKHQCTCIDGAVGCIPLCPQELSLPNLGCANPRLVKVPGQCCEEWVCDATKDAPEELEGFFNKEFGLDVSEGELTRNNELIAIVKGGLKTLPVFGSEPYSRSFESLKCIVQTTSWSQCSKTCGTGISTRVTNDNPDCRLVKETRICEVRPCEQTSYGSLKKGKKCTKTKKSQAPMKFTYAGCSSVKKYRPKYCGSCVDGRCCTPHQTRTVKIRFRCDDGETFTKNVMMIQSCKCNYNCPHANEAYPYYRLFNDIHKFRD; this comes from the exons ATGAGCTACCAAACCACCAGTTATTTCTTTCTGGCTGTTGCCTTCGTCCACTTATTCAGGCTG GCGCTTTCCGCCTGCCCGGCCGCCTGCCAGTGCCCTCTGGAGGTGCCCAAATGTGCCCCGGGAGTCGGTCTGGTTCTGGACGGCTGCGGCTGCTGTAAAGTCTGCGCTAAACAACTCAACGAGGACTGCAGTAAGACCCAGCCTTGTGATCACACCAAGGGGCTGGAATGCAATTTCGGCGCCAGTACCACGGCTCAGAAGGGGATCTGCAGAG CGCAATCCGAGGGGAGACCCTGTGAATATAACTCAAAAATCTACCAGAATGGTGAAAGTTTCCAGCCCAATTGTAAACACCAGTGCACATGCATAGATGGAGCTGTGGGCTGCATCCCACTCTGCCCACAAGAACTCTCTCTCCCTAACCTGGGCTGTGCCAACCCAAGGCTGGTTAAAGTCCCTGGCCAGTGCTGTGAAGAATGGGTCTGTGATGCGACCAAAGATGCTCCTGAGGAGTTGGAAGGTTTCTTCAACAAAGAATTTGGTCTGGATGTTTCTGAAGGTGAATTAACCAGGAACAACGAGCTGATTGCCATTGTGAAAGGAGGACTGAAAACGCTACCTG TCTTTGGATCCGAGCCATACAGCCGATCTTTTGAGAGTCTCAAATGCATTGTGCAGACAACTTCATGGTCCCAGTGTTCAAAGACTTGTGGAACTGGCATCTCTACCAGAGTCACCAACGATAATCCCGACTGTAGACTAGTCAAAGAGACCAGGATATGTGAAGTGCGGCCATGTGAACAGACCAGTTATGGTTCCCTAAAG AAGGGAAAGAAATGCACCAAGACCAAGAAGTCACAAGCCCCAATGAAGTTTACTTATGCTGGCTGTTCCAGTGTGAAGAAGTATCGCCCCAAATACTGTGGCTCCTGTGTGGATGGAAGATGCTGTACCCCCCACCAGACCAGGACCGTCAAGATCAGGTTCCGTTGTGATGATGGAGAAACTTTCACTAAGAATGTAATGATGATCCAGTCTTGCAAATGCAACTACAACTGTCCACATGCAAATGAAGCTTACCCCTATTACAGACTGTTCAATGACATTCACAAATTTAGGGACTAA